From one Streptomyces chromofuscus genomic stretch:
- a CDS encoding helicase-related protein, with amino-acid sequence MSTPAGHAPGTLVRARDRDWVVLPGSTEDLILAQPLDGDREFVAALFPDEVREPGFGRPKALPGEAGDFASASLLRTALRIASTAGAGPFRSLNAVAVEPRRYQLVPLMMALRMDPVRLLIGDDVGIGKTVESALIAKELMEQGSARNMTVLCSPSLAEQWQRELRDKFGMDPELVLPSTAARLQKAIDDPDRSIFDHYPVTVVSTDFIKQDERRDAFRRHCPDVLIVDEAHTCVGTGGNEQQKRYELLSALADRTERDRHLILVTATPHSGDPQAFSKLTGLLDPSLRTLDTTRSADRDKLARHFVQRRRHDIKRYVGQDTPFPEDRDTQDALYRLDADYARFVADILAYTRQQVRGPGGDHHQRMSWWTALTLLRCVLSSPAAAAATLRTRSLIAATRTPAEADKLGRAAAFELADDETAEGMDVVPGSLPSLPDEDAATPEAPRKGRTSEARALADFADRADALAGPATDAKLRTLVDRVKRQLVDGYDPIVFCHYIPTAEYVARHLKEELGRSASVEAVTGTLHPDARQARVDELTARRGRHVLVATDCLSEGVNLQEHFGAVIHYDLSWNPTRHLQRAGRVDRFGQPRRRVREITVYDTDTGIDGLVLKVLIQKHKDIADQTGVAVLVPDQGRGVLEALASALLLRGRQPEGQLTLDFEDDPDFGRAREALHKEWESAAERESKVLTKFAHSGLRPEEVEAELDALRQALGEPGDIATFTRESLAQLGAQPIGDARDRGFKAPVDPLPTGLKHALGFYEDADQAAAPGGAARAKAKGHARTAARDLVFREDLPVARGEHALSRTDPAVRALARYLLDAAVDTGLPPEERPARRLGVIRTAAVDRRTVLLLARYRFRLTLPGRTASDDPRVLVADDAQVLAWRTGDDGGRTWLSDEETAALLTATPDLNTLPALRDQQAARAAAELDDDEINDHLKARGQLLADRLREAHQRVREAAGQRGRERGAAAVRRIDVRPSGDPDLLGVYVYLSAPAAQRPASGGDR; translated from the coding sequence ATGAGCACGCCGGCCGGCCACGCACCCGGCACCCTCGTACGCGCCCGGGACCGCGACTGGGTCGTCCTTCCGGGGAGCACCGAGGACCTGATCCTCGCCCAGCCCCTGGACGGCGACCGCGAGTTCGTCGCCGCCCTCTTCCCCGACGAGGTCCGCGAGCCGGGCTTCGGCCGCCCCAAGGCCCTGCCCGGTGAGGCCGGCGACTTCGCGTCCGCCTCACTGCTGCGCACCGCCCTGCGCATCGCCTCCACGGCGGGCGCCGGCCCCTTCCGCTCCCTGAACGCGGTCGCCGTCGAACCCCGCCGGTATCAGCTGGTTCCGCTGATGATGGCGCTGCGCATGGACCCCGTACGCCTCCTGATCGGTGACGACGTCGGCATCGGCAAGACCGTCGAGTCCGCGCTGATCGCGAAGGAACTCATGGAGCAGGGCTCCGCCCGCAACATGACCGTGCTCTGCTCCCCCTCGCTCGCCGAGCAGTGGCAGCGCGAGCTGCGCGACAAGTTCGGCATGGACCCCGAGCTGGTCCTGCCGTCCACGGCCGCACGGCTGCAGAAGGCGATCGACGACCCCGACCGGTCGATCTTCGACCACTACCCGGTCACGGTCGTCTCCACCGACTTCATCAAGCAGGACGAGCGCCGCGACGCGTTCCGCCGCCACTGCCCGGACGTGCTGATCGTCGACGAGGCACACACCTGCGTGGGCACCGGCGGCAACGAGCAGCAGAAACGGTACGAACTGCTGTCCGCGCTCGCCGACCGCACCGAGCGCGACCGCCACCTCATCCTGGTCACCGCGACCCCGCACAGCGGCGACCCGCAGGCGTTCTCGAAGCTCACCGGTCTCCTCGACCCGTCCCTGCGCACCCTGGACACCACCCGGTCCGCCGACCGCGACAAGCTGGCCCGCCACTTCGTCCAGCGCCGCCGTCACGACATCAAGCGGTACGTAGGCCAGGACACGCCCTTCCCCGAGGACCGGGACACCCAGGACGCCCTCTACCGGCTCGACGCCGACTACGCACGCTTCGTCGCCGACATCCTCGCCTACACCCGTCAGCAGGTGCGCGGCCCCGGCGGTGACCACCACCAGCGCATGTCCTGGTGGACGGCGCTCACCCTGCTGCGCTGCGTCCTGTCCTCTCCCGCCGCGGCCGCCGCGACCCTGCGCACCCGCTCTCTGATCGCCGCCACCCGCACCCCGGCCGAGGCCGACAAGCTGGGCCGGGCCGCCGCCTTCGAACTCGCCGACGACGAGACGGCCGAGGGCATGGACGTGGTGCCCGGCTCACTCCCGTCACTCCCGGACGAGGACGCCGCCACCCCGGAGGCGCCCCGCAAGGGACGCACGAGCGAGGCCAGGGCCCTCGCCGACTTCGCCGACCGGGCGGACGCCCTCGCCGGCCCCGCGACGGACGCCAAGCTGCGCACCCTCGTCGACCGGGTCAAGCGGCAGCTGGTCGACGGCTACGACCCGATCGTCTTCTGCCACTACATCCCGACCGCCGAGTACGTGGCCCGGCACCTCAAGGAGGAACTGGGCCGCAGCGCCAGCGTGGAGGCGGTCACCGGCACCCTGCACCCCGACGCCCGGCAGGCCCGCGTCGACGAGCTGACCGCCCGGCGCGGCCGGCACGTCCTGGTCGCCACCGACTGCCTCTCCGAGGGCGTCAACCTCCAGGAGCACTTCGGCGCCGTCATCCACTACGACCTGTCCTGGAACCCCACCCGCCACCTCCAGCGTGCGGGCCGCGTCGACCGGTTCGGCCAGCCCCGCCGCCGCGTCCGCGAGATCACCGTCTACGACACCGACACCGGCATCGACGGACTCGTCCTGAAGGTCCTCATCCAGAAGCACAAGGACATCGCCGACCAGACCGGTGTGGCCGTCCTCGTCCCCGACCAGGGCCGGGGCGTCCTGGAGGCCCTCGCCAGCGCCCTGCTGCTGCGGGGCAGACAGCCCGAGGGCCAGCTCACCCTCGACTTCGAGGACGACCCCGACTTCGGCCGGGCCCGCGAGGCCCTCCACAAGGAGTGGGAGTCGGCCGCCGAGCGTGAGTCGAAGGTCCTCACCAAGTTCGCCCACTCCGGTCTGCGCCCCGAGGAGGTGGAGGCCGAACTGGACGCACTGCGCCAGGCGTTGGGCGAACCCGGCGACATCGCCACGTTCACCCGCGAATCCCTGGCCCAGCTGGGCGCCCAGCCGATCGGCGACGCCCGCGACCGGGGCTTCAAGGCCCCCGTGGACCCGCTGCCCACCGGCCTCAAGCACGCCCTCGGCTTCTACGAGGACGCCGACCAGGCCGCCGCCCCGGGCGGAGCGGCCAGGGCGAAGGCCAAGGGCCACGCCAGGACCGCCGCCCGCGACCTCGTCTTCCGCGAGGACCTTCCTGTGGCACGCGGTGAACACGCCCTGTCCCGCACCGACCCGGCAGTGCGTGCCCTCGCCCGCTACCTGCTCGATGCGGCCGTCGACACCGGCCTGCCCCCCGAGGAGCGCCCGGCCCGCCGCCTCGGCGTGATCCGCACCGCCGCCGTCGACCGCCGCACGGTCCTGCTGCTCGCCCGCTACCGCTTCCGCCTCACCCTGCCCGGCCGCACGGCGAGCGACGACCCGCGCGTCCTGGTCGCCGACGACGCCCAGGTCCTCGCCTGGCGCACCGGCGACGACGGCGGCCGCACCTGGTTGTCCGACGAGGAGACCGCCGCCCTGCTCACCGCCACCCCCGACCTGAACACCCTGCCAGCCCTGCGCGACCAGCAGGCCGCCCGAGCCGCCGCGGAACTCGACGACGACGAGATCAACGACCACCTGAAGGCCCGCGGACAACTCCTCGCGGACCGGCTGCGCGAAGCCCACCAGCGGGTCCGCGAGGCCGCTGGCCAGCGCGGACGCGAACGCGGCGCCGCCGCCGTACGCCGCATCGACGTCCGGCCGTCCGGCGACCCGGACCTGCTCGGCGTGTACGTGTACCTCAGCGCCCCGGCCGCACAGCGCCCCGCCTCCGGAGGAGACCGGTGA
- a CDS encoding DEAD/DEAH box helicase codes for MDVFGVHHDLIAEYEAFTSSLVAVRDPDIERHLAGERERKTRWPDPKLALNPTFRSGGTVASLCDDGLLHPMCREYFRHKKHPNDPGTRTLSLHRHQREAIAVADRGDSYVLTTGTGSGKSLTYIVPIVDKVLRHPNPDGISAIVVYPMNALANSQLHELEKYLTWGVPEDRRKVTFARYTGQENSEQKLQVLRNKPDILLTNYVMLEYLLTRPDERRELIGAARGLRFLALDELHTYRGRQGADVALLVRRLRDACEAPALQCIGTSATMATGVTFAEAREEIADVATRLFGTKIEPKRVIGETLERSTDPGPDAVPGVHPREPLADAVRRAAATPHELPADYEALSRDPLAVWVEDTVGLAVEESSGRLVRRPPLTIPQASALLADASGEPTEVCHRAIETVLRVGAKARHRELDRPLFAFRLHQFLSKGDTVYVSFEPPGRRHLTSQYQIRVPEHRDKPLVPLHFCRDCGKEYLVVTRPAEHEGTVFEAREDPDAPAADGDGFLYVSDDRPWPDAHDEDAVFRRLPASWVETDDDGRSTVLKARSGDLPEEVWVGPDGRATEPGTGLRAWWIAAPFRFCLHCRTSYEQLRLKDLAKLGTFSAEGRSSAVSLISSRVVRSLRDQPELTKRARKLLTFVDNRQDASLQAGHFNDFALVSQVRGALYRALETAGEQGLTYDRLPQAVFDTLALPLETYARVPTAKFHQRDLAHSALREVLAYRVYADLERGWRVTMPNLSQTGLLRFDYTSLAEIAHDPESWEGCHPLLTGDTPAHREQLARDLLDELRRSLAVEVECLTQEGFDRLGSISETHLVAPWALSAREPRVRSRLAYAGRGQTGAAADTVHLSGLGGYGRYLRRIGQFAALPGQAGKRIAVADADVVIRDLMRVLRECGLLAVVQEERDGSYGHQLRASALRWLPGDGTRPEPDPVRKVTDAEADVRVNPYFRNLYRAGAAGLTGIKAHEHTAQVDSTTRRVREDAFRKGDLEILYCSPTMELGVDIAELNAVGMRNVPPTPANYAQRSGRAGRSGQPALVTTYCSTGSPHDQYYFRRPGLMVSGSVTPPRLDLANEELIRSHVHSIWLAETGVHLGSRLTDVLDAETADAEGRWPLDLLPRVRDDLDSETARLRAISRATEVLAPLHDELSDSSWWHEGWVERIVRQALGSLDAACERWRRLYRTARSEVEQQHRRANDLSLSRRDRDRAAGRRAEAENQLKLLRNEADSESYSDFYTYRYFASEGFLPGYSFPRLPLAAYVPGERSAGMYGQRSGAYIQRPRFIAIGEFGPGALIYHEGNRYTIDRVTVPMGDRPGQVATSDIRLCEACGYWHDRVEGADRCENCAVPLHRTLPKLMQLTQVHAEPRRRISSDEEERLKRGFHLRTVYRYAPGGAYVAQVRGADGAPLAEVTYGDSATVRVLNLGYRKRDAQDRSGQGFWLDPVSGRWLSESKAARLAKEESAEEESLASFDRAQRTLQVIPYAQDTKNIAVVRLAEPVDDLTAVSLRYALERGIEAHFQLEDSELESEDLPDAERHGRTLFVESAEGGAGVLRRLYDDENALALVAKEALRIIHYDEDGKDLDRADGAAERCELGCYDCLLSYSNQGFHRRIDRHRAAPWLVALARSRTKDESRPEPSTAPAPRREQAPDTPVEAFVRLLADGGHRLPDETATEVADVVFHLPGAEVAVFLEYDGARRLGEQDEYRMMDDGWLVIRAGAEPDWKDTVRAYPDVFGVGRDHRGGDR; via the coding sequence ATGGACGTTTTCGGTGTCCATCACGACCTCATTGCCGAGTACGAGGCGTTCACCAGCTCCCTCGTCGCCGTGCGGGACCCGGACATCGAGCGTCACCTCGCCGGCGAGCGCGAGCGCAAAACCCGCTGGCCCGATCCCAAGCTTGCGCTGAATCCCACCTTCCGCAGCGGCGGAACGGTCGCCTCGCTGTGCGACGACGGTCTGCTGCACCCGATGTGCCGGGAGTACTTCCGGCACAAGAAGCACCCGAACGACCCCGGTACCCGCACCCTCTCCCTCCACCGGCACCAGCGCGAGGCCATCGCCGTGGCCGATCGCGGAGACTCGTACGTGCTGACCACGGGGACCGGCTCGGGCAAGAGCCTGACCTACATCGTGCCGATCGTCGACAAGGTGCTGCGGCACCCGAATCCCGACGGGATCTCGGCGATCGTCGTCTATCCCATGAACGCACTGGCCAACAGTCAGCTCCACGAGCTGGAGAAGTACCTCACGTGGGGCGTGCCCGAGGACCGCCGCAAGGTGACCTTTGCGCGGTACACCGGCCAGGAGAACTCCGAGCAAAAGCTCCAGGTACTGCGGAACAAGCCGGACATCCTGCTCACCAACTACGTGATGCTGGAGTACCTCCTCACCCGCCCCGACGAGCGGCGGGAGCTGATCGGCGCCGCTCGTGGCCTGCGCTTCCTCGCCCTCGACGAACTGCACACCTACCGGGGCCGCCAGGGAGCCGACGTCGCCCTCCTCGTCCGCCGGCTGCGGGACGCCTGCGAAGCACCCGCCCTTCAGTGCATCGGCACCTCGGCCACGATGGCGACCGGCGTCACCTTCGCCGAGGCCCGGGAGGAGATCGCCGACGTCGCCACACGCCTGTTCGGTACGAAGATCGAACCGAAGCGTGTCATCGGCGAGACCCTGGAGCGTTCGACCGACCCGGGCCCCGACGCCGTACCCGGGGTACATCCCCGCGAACCCCTCGCCGACGCGGTCCGCCGCGCCGCCGCCACACCCCACGAGCTTCCGGCCGACTACGAGGCCCTGAGCCGCGACCCCCTCGCGGTCTGGGTCGAGGACACCGTGGGGCTGGCCGTCGAGGAGTCCAGCGGGCGGCTCGTCCGCCGCCCACCGCTCACGATCCCACAGGCGTCCGCGCTGCTGGCCGACGCGAGCGGGGAGCCGACCGAGGTGTGCCACCGAGCCATCGAGACCGTGCTGCGCGTCGGTGCGAAGGCCAGGCACCGGGAGCTGGACCGACCCCTGTTCGCCTTCCGGCTGCACCAGTTCCTGTCCAAGGGCGACACCGTCTATGTCAGCTTCGAGCCACCCGGCCGCCGCCACCTCACCAGCCAGTACCAGATCCGGGTCCCCGAGCATCGCGACAAGCCGCTCGTTCCCCTGCACTTCTGCCGCGACTGCGGCAAGGAGTACCTGGTGGTCACCCGCCCCGCCGAGCACGAGGGCACGGTGTTCGAGGCCCGGGAGGACCCGGACGCCCCGGCCGCCGACGGTGACGGTTTCCTCTACGTCAGCGACGACCGGCCCTGGCCCGACGCGCACGACGAGGACGCCGTGTTCCGGCGCCTCCCGGCGAGCTGGGTCGAGACGGACGACGACGGCCGGTCGACGGTCCTGAAGGCCCGGTCCGGGGATCTTCCCGAGGAGGTGTGGGTCGGCCCGGACGGCCGGGCGACCGAGCCCGGCACGGGCCTGCGCGCCTGGTGGATCGCCGCCCCGTTCCGTTTCTGCCTGCACTGCCGCACCTCGTACGAGCAGCTGCGGCTCAAGGACCTCGCCAAGCTGGGCACCTTCTCCGCGGAGGGCCGCAGCTCCGCCGTCTCCCTGATCAGTTCCCGTGTTGTGCGCTCCCTCCGCGACCAGCCCGAGCTGACGAAGAGGGCACGCAAACTCCTCACCTTCGTCGACAACCGGCAGGACGCCAGCCTCCAGGCCGGCCACTTCAACGACTTCGCGCTGGTCAGCCAGGTGCGGGGTGCCCTGTACCGTGCCCTGGAGACGGCGGGGGAGCAGGGGCTGACTTATGACCGGCTCCCCCAGGCCGTGTTCGACACCCTCGCTCTCCCGCTGGAGACGTACGCCAGGGTGCCGACCGCCAAGTTCCACCAGCGCGACCTCGCCCACTCGGCCCTGCGCGAGGTCCTCGCCTACCGCGTCTACGCCGACCTGGAGCGCGGCTGGCGCGTCACCATGCCCAACCTCTCCCAGACCGGCCTGCTGCGCTTCGACTACACGTCCCTCGCCGAGATCGCGCACGACCCGGAGAGCTGGGAGGGCTGTCATCCCCTCCTTACCGGCGACACGCCCGCCCACCGCGAGCAGCTGGCCCGTGACCTGCTCGACGAGCTGCGGCGATCCCTCGCGGTGGAAGTGGAGTGCCTCACCCAGGAGGGCTTCGACCGGCTCGGCAGCATCAGCGAGACGCATCTCGTCGCCCCCTGGGCCCTGTCCGCACGCGAGCCGCGTGTCCGTTCCCGCCTGGCCTACGCGGGCCGCGGTCAGACCGGCGCGGCGGCCGACACCGTGCATCTCAGCGGTCTCGGCGGATACGGCCGCTATCTGCGCCGCATCGGTCAGTTCGCTGCTCTCCCCGGCCAGGCGGGCAAGCGTATAGCGGTGGCCGATGCCGACGTGGTCATCCGCGATCTGATGCGGGTGCTGCGCGAGTGCGGGCTGCTCGCCGTGGTCCAGGAGGAGCGTGACGGCTCCTACGGCCACCAGCTGCGCGCCTCCGCCCTGCGTTGGCTCCCCGGCGACGGCACGCGACCCGAACCGGACCCGGTGCGCAAGGTGACCGACGCGGAGGCCGACGTCCGCGTCAACCCGTACTTCCGCAACCTCTACCGCGCCGGGGCCGCCGGGCTCACCGGCATCAAGGCGCACGAGCACACCGCGCAGGTGGACTCCACGACCCGCCGCGTCCGTGAGGACGCGTTCCGCAAAGGCGACCTTGAGATCCTCTACTGCTCGCCGACGATGGAGCTGGGCGTCGACATCGCCGAGCTGAACGCGGTCGGCATGCGCAATGTCCCGCCGACTCCGGCCAACTACGCCCAGCGCTCCGGACGCGCCGGACGCAGTGGCCAGCCCGCGCTCGTCACCACGTACTGCTCGACCGGTTCCCCGCACGACCAGTACTACTTCCGCCGCCCCGGCCTCATGGTGTCCGGCAGCGTCACCCCGCCGCGCCTCGACCTGGCCAACGAGGAGCTGATCCGCTCCCACGTCCACTCGATCTGGCTCGCGGAGACGGGCGTCCACCTCGGCAGCCGCCTCACCGACGTGCTCGACGCGGAGACCGCCGACGCGGAAGGCCGGTGGCCGCTGGACCTGCTGCCGCGGGTACGGGACGACCTGGACAGCGAGACCGCCCGGCTGCGGGCCATCAGCCGGGCCACCGAAGTCCTCGCCCCGCTCCACGACGAGCTCTCGGACTCCTCCTGGTGGCACGAGGGCTGGGTCGAGCGCATCGTCCGCCAGGCGCTCGGCAGTCTCGATGCGGCGTGCGAGCGCTGGCGCCGCCTCTACCGCACCGCTCGCAGCGAGGTGGAACAGCAGCACCGCCGGGCCAACGACCTCTCCCTCAGTCGCAGGGACCGCGACCGGGCCGCGGGGCGGAGGGCCGAAGCCGAGAACCAGCTGAAGCTCCTGCGCAACGAGGCCGACAGCGAGTCGTACAGCGACTTCTACACCTACCGCTACTTCGCCTCCGAGGGTTTCCTGCCCGGCTACTCCTTCCCCCGCCTGCCCCTGGCCGCCTATGTGCCCGGGGAGCGTTCGGCCGGGATGTACGGACAGCGCAGCGGCGCCTACATCCAGCGCCCCCGCTTCATCGCGATCGGCGAATTCGGCCCCGGCGCGCTGATCTACCACGAGGGCAACCGCTACACCATCGACCGCGTGACCGTCCCGATGGGCGACCGCCCCGGACAGGTGGCGACCAGCGACATCAGGCTCTGCGAGGCCTGCGGCTACTGGCACGACCGGGTCGAGGGCGCCGACCGCTGCGAGAACTGCGCCGTCCCGCTCCACCGCACCCTGCCGAAACTGATGCAGCTCACGCAGGTGCACGCCGAGCCGCGTCGCCGGATCTCCTCCGACGAGGAGGAACGCCTGAAGCGGGGCTTCCACCTGCGGACCGTGTACCGGTACGCCCCCGGCGGCGCCTACGTGGCCCAGGTGCGCGGCGCGGACGGGGCGCCCCTCGCGGAGGTCACCTACGGGGACTCGGCGACCGTCCGCGTCCTCAACCTCGGTTACCGCAAACGCGACGCCCAGGACCGCTCGGGTCAGGGATTCTGGCTGGACCCGGTCAGCGGCAGGTGGCTGTCGGAGAGCAAGGCGGCCCGGCTGGCGAAGGAGGAGTCCGCGGAGGAGGAGTCACTGGCGTCCTTCGACCGCGCGCAGCGCACCCTCCAGGTCATCCCCTACGCACAGGACACCAAGAACATCGCCGTGGTGCGGCTGGCCGAGCCGGTCGACGACCTCACCGCCGTCTCCCTGCGCTACGCGCTGGAACGCGGGATCGAGGCGCACTTCCAGCTGGAGGACTCCGAGCTGGAGAGCGAGGACCTCCCCGACGCCGAGCGGCACGGCCGGACCCTCTTCGTCGAGAGCGCCGAGGGCGGAGCGGGCGTGCTGCGCCGCCTGTACGACGACGAGAACGCCCTCGCCCTGGTGGCGAAGGAAGCCCTGCGGATCATCCACTACGACGAGGACGGCAAGGACCTCGACCGGGCCGACGGCGCGGCCGAGCGCTGCGAACTCGGCTGCTACGACTGCCTGCTGTCGTACTCCAACCAGGGCTTCCACCGGCGCATCGACCGGCACCGTGCCGCGCCGTGGCTGGTGGCACTGGCCAGGTCCCGCACGAAGGACGAGTCGCGCCCGGAGCCATCGACGGCACCCGCTCCGCGCCGGGAGCAGGCACCGGACACACCCGTCGAGGCGTTCGTACGCCTTCTCGCGGACGGCGGTCACCGGCTCCCCGACGAGACGGCCACGGAGGTCGCGGACGTGGTCTTCCACCTCCCGGGCGCCGAGGTCGCCGTGTTCCTGGAGTACGACGGAGCACGGCGGCTCGGCGAGCAGGACGAGTACCGCATGATGGACGACGGCTGGCTGGTGATCAGGGCCGGAGCCGAACCCGACTGGAAGGACACCGTGCGCGCATATCCGGACGTCTTCGGCGTCGGCCGCGACCACAGGGGAGGCGACCGATGA